Genomic DNA from Kluyveromyces lactis strain NRRL Y-1140 chromosome C complete sequence:
TACTCCGGTGGTTTGGATACCTCTGTGATTTTGGCCTGGTTGTTAGAACAAGGGTACGAAGTTGTTGCCTTCATGGCCAATGTTggtcaagaagaagatttcgaagctgctgaaaagaaggctTTACTAATTGGTGCTACCAAGTTTGTTCTAGTTGACTGCAGAGAAGAATTCGTCAAGGACGTTTTGTTCCCAGCTGTTCAAGTTAACGCGGTATACGAAGACGTTTATCTGTTAGGTACCTCTTTGGCTAGACCTGTTATCGCTAAGGCTCAAATCGACGTCGCTAAGCAAGAAGGTTGTTTCGCTGTTTCTCATGGTTGCACCGGTAAGGGTAACGATCAAATTAGATTCGAATTGGGTTTCTACGCATTGAAACCAGACGTCAAGGTCATTGCCCCATGGAGAGATCCAACTTTCTTCGACAGATTTGCTGGTAGAAAAGATCTATTGGCTTATGCTGCCGAAAAGAACATCCCTGTGTTCCAAACCGCTTCTAAACCATGGTCCACTGATGAGAACTTGGCTCATATCTCCTACGAAGCTGGTATTCTAGAAGATCCAAACCAAACTCCTCCAAACGATATGTGGAAGTTGATCACTGGTCCAGAAGATGCTCCAGATCAACCACAAGATTTGGATATCGTTTTCGAAAAGGGTTTGCCAGTGAAGTTGACTTACAAGGATGCCGCTTCTGGCAAAGAAACTACTGCTACTTCACCATTGGATATCTTCTTGACTTCTGCGAAATTGGCTAGAGCTAACGGTGTTGGTAGAATCGATATCGTTGAAAATCGTTACATCAACTTGAAATCTAGAGGTTGTTACGAACAAGCTCCATTGTCCGTCTTGAGAAGAGCTCACGTTGACTTGGAAGGTTTGACTTTGGACAAAGAAGTCCGTGCCTTGAGAGATCAATTTGTCACTCCAAATTACTCCAGATTGTTGTACAACGGTTCATACTTCACTCCAGAATGTGAATATATCAGATCTATGATCCAACCTTCCCAATCTACAGTTAACGGTACCGTTAGATTGAGACTATACAAGGGTAACATCATTGTGCTAGGCAGATACTCAGAGACTGAGAACCTATACAATCCTGATGAATCTTCTATGGATATATTGACTGGTTTCCAACCAACCGACACTACCGGTTTCATCGCTATTCAAGCGATCAGAGTAAAAAAGTACGGTGAATCCAAGGCTGCCAAGGGTGAAGAACTAACTTTATAAAACTATCATCCAATTTCCCCAGTCACGAACTCTCAATTAAACTTTAGACCCCTAAATTATAAATAATAGAATCTCGTGTTTAATAGTGTACATAACTAATCTTAAAATAATTATTCAATTAACTTACTCCGTGCACTTCAAGTAATGGCATTGAAACTTTATCCCGGGtgattatttcaatttgttcattaaccttcttcttagttttcttcagtttttGGTAGCTTTTTTCACTTGGACCGGCGAAACATGAAAAAGTCTGACTGTAATTAAAAGTGAATGAAAAGGATAACCTTCGCGACATGGCCTTGACATGAATTTTTATCGTGACCCCTAAAGATCTGTTAATCTCACATTAAGAACTTAGGAGTGGCACTTACACCAAGGTATCCTAATACTTACACTACACTGTTTCGCTCACTGGCCAGATCACTCTCAACAATGTCTTACGCTGATAAGGGAGCACCAATTCAGATGCTTTCTGCTAAGAAgtattttgaaaatttgacTCCAAAGGAACAGCACTACGCGCATTTCATGTCCAAAGCTTCCCATGCCGGTACCCGTATTACTGTCAGACAAGTTTCTCCAAATTCCGAAAAGGTATTCGACACTATCTTGAATATTCACAAAGGGTTGAAAGAATATCCAAAAGATGAGGAAACTACCCAATATTTGGAGTATGCATCTCAGTTCTTGTCAAATCTCGGTGAATTTAAATCTTTTGGTGACGTTAAATTTATTCCTCGTTGCCCTGAATCCACTTTCATCAAGTTAGGTGAATTGGCTAAAGTTAAGGTTGACCCTTcgttgttgaaagagataTACCATACTGGTGACGCATCAACGCTATTGGGATTCACATCCGAAGGACATACTTCTGGTTATTACAAGGGTGAACCAATTTCTCCAAATGATTTGAAGTTGCTGAAGGAGGTTTTTGCTGATTTTGATGTCATGCCAGAGAATATATCCATTGAGAAAGTATCTCACAGACTGTTTGTGGTACACGTTGCCAGTGTGGAAGAAGAGTATGCAAAGGGTTATCCAGACAGGATTGAGGAAGATGGCATTGAAgttttgtttgaatttggtgAACATAAGCgtgaaatgaaaaagatcGCCACACACTTGGAACAAGCAAAGTTTTACGCTGCAAACGAACATCAGGAAAAAATGTTAGAATACTACATCAAGTATTTCAAGACTGGTGATTCGAAGTTACATAAGGAGTCCCAAAAGGTCTGGGTTAAGGACCTATCACCACAAGTGGAAACCAACATTGGTTTCATCGAAACTTACAGAGAACCTTCTGGTATCATCGGTGAATATGAATCTTTAGTTGCCATTCAGAATAAAGAACGTACGGCCAAATTTACCGAATTGGTAAACAAGGCGCCTGGGTACATTAAAATGTTGCCTTGGGATCCAGCTTTCGAAAAGCCAACTTTTCAACCACCAGATTTCACATCTATTGAGGTTTTGACTTTCACCGGCAGTGGGATCCCAGCTGGTATCAATATTCCTAACTATGATGATGTTAG
This window encodes:
- the ARG1 gene encoding argininosuccinate synthase (highly similar to uniprot|P22768 Saccharomyces cerevisiae YOL058W ARG1 Arginosuccinate synthetase catalyzes the formation of L-argininosuccinate from citrulline and L-aspartate in the arginine biosynthesis pathway potential Cdc28p substrate), which gives rise to MSKGKVCLAYSGGLDTSVILAWLLEQGYEVVAFMANVGQEEDFEAAEKKALLIGATKFVLVDCREEFVKDVLFPAVQVNAVYEDVYLLGTSLARPVIAKAQIDVAKQEGCFAVSHGCTGKGNDQIRFELGFYALKPDVKVIAPWRDPTFFDRFAGRKDLLAYAAEKNIPVFQTASKPWSTDENLAHISYEAGILEDPNQTPPNDMWKLITGPEDAPDQPQDLDIVFEKGLPVKLTYKDAASGKETTATSPLDIFLTSAKLARANGVGRIDIVENRYINLKSRGCYEQAPLSVLRRAHVDLEGLTLDKEVRALRDQFVTPNYSRLLYNGSYFTPECEYIRSMIQPSQSTVNGTVRLRLYKGNIIVLGRYSETENLYNPDESSMDILTGFQPTDTTGFIAIQAIRVKKYGESKAAKGEELTL
- a CDS encoding dipeptidyl-peptidase III (similar to uniprot|Q08225 Saccharomyces cerevisiae YOL057W Hypothetical ORF) → MSYADKGAPIQMLSAKKYFENLTPKEQHYAHFMSKASHAGTRITVRQVSPNSEKVFDTILNIHKGLKEYPKDEETTQYLEYASQFLSNLGEFKSFGDVKFIPRCPESTFIKLGELAKVKVDPSLLKEIYHTGDASTLLGFTSEGHTSGYYKGEPISPNDLKLLKEVFADFDVMPENISIEKVSHRLFVVHVASVEEEYAKGYPDRIEEDGIEVLFEFGEHKREMKKIATHLEQAKFYAANEHQEKMLEYYIKYFKTGDSKLHKESQKVWVKDLSPQVETNIGFIETYREPSGIIGEYESLVAIQNKERTAKFTELVNKAPGYIKMLPWDPAFEKPTFQPPDFTSIEVLTFTGSGIPAGINIPNYDDVRLNVGFKNVSLGNVLNSKTSDDKWTFVQGDDVKAMSKYQSDSFEVQVGIHELLGHGSGKLLCELQDNTFNFDKSSPPLGLDGKPVTTYYRKGETWGSKFGAVAGAYEECRAESIAMYLITNRQLLEVFGFKSKEDQDMIIYTGFLQMCRAGLLALEYWDPKSKKWGQPHMQARFSIMKTLLRYSEDKNFLKLAYTKDDYSDLHIELDKSLIETVGHAAIEDYLTHLHIYKATGDVENGVAYFQDRSDVDEELAKFRDIVLAKKLPRKQFIQANTILSGDEITVKEYDESPIGMIQSFIERDL